AGGTCGAGGAGCAGAAGCAGGTCTCGCTGCGTGAGTCCGAACGGCGCGCCGAGGACGAGCGGCGCAACCAGCGCTTCAAGGCCGATCAGGAGCGATTCCTGCGCGCGCGCGGCCTCACGCCGGTCGACGAGGAAGCCGATCAGGTCGACGAGGAAGCGCTGGAGAAGCAACGCGAGGTCATCGCGCGTATCGAGGCCGAGGAGGCCGCGCGCATCCTGGCCGACGGCATCCTGATGCAGCGGACCGACAACGGGCCGCGCGCGGTGATGAGGAATTGAGCTTGAGCGAGACTGCGATGGATCTGGAGCCGGTGCTCGACCGGCTCCATCGGGCCGGCGCGAGCGCGGCACTGCGCGACAACCGGATCGGCTTGGAAAAAGAGAGTCTGCGCGTCGCGCCGGACGGATGCCTGGCACAAACACCGCATCCGCCGGCGCTCGGCTCGGCGCTCACTCACCCGCACATCACGACCGACTTCTCCGAGGCCCTGATCGAGCTGGTCACGCCGGCGCTGACCGACCCGCGCGCGGTGCTCGACTTTTTGAGCGACATCCATGTCGTCGTCAACCGCCATCTGGGCGACGAACGGCTCTGGGCGACCAGCATGCCCTGTGTCATCGAGGGCGGCTCCGCCATCCCGCTCGCCCGCTACGGCACCTCCAATGCCGCGACCATGAAGACGGTCTATCGGCGTGGACTCGGCAACCGCTATGGACGGGTGATGCAGGTCATCGCCGGGGTGCATTTCAACTTCTCCTTCGCTGACGCCTTCTGGACGCTGTATCAGGCCGAGCGCGACGACCGGGCCGAGCCGGGGTTCTTCCGCTCCGAGGCCCAGATGGGCATGATCCGCAACCTGCAACGGATCGGTTGGCTGGTTCCCTATCTGTTCGGCGCCTCGCCGGCGGTTTGCGGCAGCTTCGTTCAGGGACAGGAAACCGACCTGGAGCGTTTCGACCCGCACACGCTCTACTATCCCTATGCCACGTCCCTGCGCATGGGCGACATCGGCTATCAGAACAAGCAGGAAGAGGGGACGGGCATGAAGGCCTGCTATGACAGCCTCGATGCCTATGTGCGCAGTCTGACCTGGGCCATCGAGACGCCCTGTCCGCAGTACGAGACCATCGGGGTCAAGGTCGGCGATCGCTACGAGCAGCTCAACGCCAATGTGCTCCAGATCGAGAACGAGTACTACAGCACGGTGCGGCCCAAACAGATCACCGAGTGGCTGGAGAAACCGACCCACGCCCTGCGCCGGCGCGGCGTCCGCTATATCGAGCTGCGCTCACTCGACGTCAATCTGTTCGAACCGCTCGGCGTCGGTCTGGAGCAGTTGGAGTTTCTGGAGACCCTGATGCTCTATTGCCTGCTCCAGGACAGTCCCCGGATCGCGACACGTGAGCGGCGTAACATCGACGAAAATCAGGTACTGGTCGCCCATCGCGGGCGCGAACCTGGGTTGCGTTTGGCGCGCGATCGCGAGGCCGTCGAGTTGCGCGTCTGGGCGCACGAGATCCTCGACGGCATGATCGGGATCGCCGAATTGCTCGATGGCGGTTCGGATGGGCCGCATGTGGCGAGCCTGAGACGCCAGCGCGAGAAGATCGATCATCCGGACCTGACCCCATCGGCGCGGATGCTCGCCGAAATGCGAGACCGGGGCGAGGGCTTCTTCGCCCTGGCCTGGCGCTGGTCGGAGACACATCGGCAGGCATTCCAGGCGACCGAACTCGCCCCTGAACAGCTCGCACTCTTCGAGCGGCTGGCCGCCGAGTCGATCGCGCGTCAGCAGGCGATCGAGGCAGCGGACCAGGTGGATTTCGACACCTTCCTGAACGACTATTTCGCCGCTCGTGTTCCAGCTCAGCCGCCGATGCACTGAACGTCCGCTGACGCCCTTTGCTATCATTCGCGCCCTGTCCATCCGCCGGATTTAGCCCATGCCCGAAGACGTCGTACAGGCTGCCGATACAGCCTCGACACGCACCGTCGCGGCCGTCGATCTCGGTTCCAACAGTTTTCACATGGTCGTCGCCCGCATCGACGACGGTCATGTCCAGATCACCGACCGTCTCAAGGAGATGGTGCGACTCGGTGAGGGGCTGACCGAGGATCACAGCATCACGCCAGAGGTCGCCGAGCGCGCACTCGCCTGTCTGGAACGTTTCGGGCAGCGTCTGCGCGGCTTTGCGCCCGAGGACGTGCGCGCCGTCGGCACCAACACGCTGCGCCAGCTCGATCCGGGCGCCGATTTCATTCAGCGCGCCGAGTCTGCGCTCGGACACAGTATCGACGTCATCGCCGGGCGCGAGGAGGCGCGTCTGATCTATCTGGGCGTGGCCTATGGGCTGGCCTCCGGGGGCGAACGGCGGCTGGTGGTCGACATCGGCGGCGGCAGTACCGAGATGATCGTCGGGCGCGCCTTCTCGCCGCGTCTGCGCGAGAGCCTGCACATGGGCTGTGTGAGCATGACGCGCCGTCACTTCGCCGATGGACGGATCACGGCCAAGGCCATGCAGCGCGCCGAGCTGACGGGCGCCCTGGAGGTCCGTCCGGTGCGCGAACTCTTCCGCCGCACCTGCTGGGAGCGGGCGGTCGGGAGTTCCGGGACCATCCGCGCCATCGCCACCGTGGTCCAGGCCGAGGGCTGGTGCGAGGACGGCATCTCGGCCGAATCGCTGATGCGACTGCGCGAAGCCTTGATCGACGCCGGCAAGGTCTCGGCGCTCGATCTCAAGGGCCTGAGCGAGGAGCGCCGGCCGGTGTTCGCCGGTGGTGTGGCCGTGTTGCGCTCGGTGTTCGACTCGCTCGGTATCGCGCACATGCAGGTCTCGGACTATGCCCTGCGCGAGGGCGTGCTCTACGAGATGATGGGCCGCCATCAGCAGGGCGACGTGCGTGATCGGACCGTCGCCACGCTCTGCCGGCAGTTCCATGTCGATCAGGAGCATGGCCGGCGTGTCGAGGCCACGGCCCTGAGTCTCTATCGTCAATTGGTCAAGCCCTGGTCGCTCGACGATCTCGACTATCCGCGTATGCTCGCCTGGGCCGCGCGCGTGCATGAGATCGGCGTCATGGTCGCCCACAGCCAATATCAGAAGCATGGCGCCTATCTGTTGCGCAACGCCGATCTGCCCGGCTTCACGCGCCAGGAGCAGACCATGCTCGCGGCGCTGGTGTTCGGACATCGGCGCAAGTTCCCGGTGCAGGAATTCGCCGCGCTGCCCCAGACCGTCCAGCTCGCGGTGCGGCGGCTGTGCGTCATCCTGCGTCTGGCGGTGCTGCTGCATCGTGGCCGCTCGGTCGACAGCAAGCCGAATCCGATCCTTCAGGTCGAGGGCGAGAACCTGACGCTGAGTTTTCCGGACGACTGGCTCGCCGGCCATCCGCTGACCCAGTTGGAGCTGGAGCAGGAGGCCGAGCGGTTGGCGGCAACCGGGATGGTGTTGCGCTTTGGCTGACGACAGTGAGCCGACTCCCGATTCAGCGTGCGCTCCCCCGGCGCCGACGGCTCGGCAACGCTGGCGTCGACGTCTGGGCGGCTGGCTGGTCAACCTCGTCCTGATCGCGGCGATCGTCGTCGGTGTTCAGTGGTGGAAGGGACGGACCCTGGTCACGGGCGAGGCTCCGCCGCTGGTTGGCCGCACGGTGGATGGCACATCGATCGATCTCGCCGACTGGCGCGGGCGGCCGGTGCTGGTGCATTTCTGGGCGACCTGGTGTCCGGTGTGCCGGATCACCGACGGCACCATCGACGCCATCGCCGACGATCACGCCGTCGTCACGGTTGCGCTGCAATCGGGGACGGAGGATGAGATCCGCGCCTACATGCACGAGGCCGGGCAGGATTTCCGGGTCGTCTCGGACCCTGATGGTCGTTTGGCTCGGACCTGGGGCGTGGCGGGTGTGCCGACCAGCTTTGTGATCGATGGCGATGGACGTATTCGCTCGTCGATCGTTGGGGTCGGAACTGGACTGGGGTTACGGCTGCGTCTCTGGCTGGCGGGGCGGTAGTTTCCCCCCTCTCCCGCGAGGGGAGAGGGGCGTTCGGTCGCCTCTCAGCGCTTCTTCGGCGGCATCAGGTCCGTGATGGAGCCATGCGCCATCTCGGCGGCGAGTCCGATGGTCTCGCACAGGGTCGGATGCGGGTGGATGGTCAGACCGATGTCTTCCATGTCGGCGCCCATCTCCAGCGCCAGCACCGCCTCGCCGATCAGCTCACCGGCGTTGGGGCCGACGATGCCGGCGCCTAGGATGCGCTTGGTCTCGGGATCGAACAGCAGCTTGGTCATACCCTCGTCGCGATGGATGCCGAGCGCGCGTCCGCTCGCCGCCCAGGGGAAGACGCCCTTCTCGTAGGGGATGCCGTCGGCCTTGGCCTGGGTCTCGGTCAGGCCCATCCAGGCGACCTCGGGATCGGTGTAGGCGACCGAAGGGATGGTCAGCGGGTCGAACAGCGACGGCTGTCCGGCGATGACCTCGGCGGCGACCTTGGCCTCGTGCGTGGCCTTGTGCGCGAGCATCGGGCCGCCGACCACGTCACCGATGGCGAAGATGTGCGGGACATTGGTGCGCTGGTGCTGGTCGACCTTGATGAAACCGTGCTGGTCGACCGTCACGCCCGCCGCCTCGGCGTCGATGAGCTTGCCGTTTGGCAGGCGACCGACCGCGACCAGCACCTTGTCGTAGAGTTCGGTGCCCGGATGCTTGCCCTCGAACACGACCTTGATGCCCTCGGGTCCGGCGCTCATGCTGGCGACCTTGGTTTCGAGCCAGATGTTCTCGTAGCGCTTCTTGATGATCTTCTCGACCGCCTTGACCAGATCCGGGTCGCAGCCGGGCATGAGCTGATTCTTCAGCTCGACCACGTCGATACGCGAACCGAGGGCGCTGTAGACGCTCGCCATCTCCAGACCGATGATGCCGCCGCCGACGATCAGCAGCCGATCCGGCACGTCGGCCAGGGCCAGGGCGTCGGTCGAGTCCATGACGCGCGAATCCTCGTGCGGGAAGCCGGGGATCTTCATCGGCGAGGAACCGCAGGCGATGATGGCCTGATCGAAGCGCACCCGTACACGCCCTTCCTTGGTCTCGACGCCGATCCGGTTGGGCGACTCGAAGCGCCCGGCGCCCTGGACGACCTGGACGTTGCGCTGCTTGGCGAGCGCCGTCAGCCCGCCGGTGAGCTTGGCGACCACCTTGTCCTTGCCGGCACGCATCTTGGCCAGGTCGACCTCCGGCTCGCCGTAGGTCACGCCCATGACGCCGAGCGTCTTGACCTCTTCCATGATGGCGGCCGTGTGCAGCAGTGCCTTCGACGGGATGCAGCCGACGTTGAGACAGACGCCGCCGAGCGTCGGATAGCGCTCGATCAGGACGACCTTCTTGCCCAGATCGGCGGCGCGGAAGGCGGCCGTGTATCCGCCGGGGCCGGCGCCGAGCACCACGACCTCGGTCACGATCTCCTGGACGGCTGTGGTCTCGGCGGCCAGTTCGGCGTCGTCATCGGACGCCCTGTCGTCGCTCTCGTCAACCGACGCGGAGGCGACGTCGAGCGTCAGGATCGGATCGCCCTGCGAGATCAGATCGCCGATCTTGACGTTCACGGCCTTCACGACTCCGGCCCGGGGCGATGGAATCTCCATGCTGGCCTTGTCGCTCTCGACTGTTACCAGTGACGTCTCCGGCTCGATCCGATCACCGGGGACGACCAGGATCTCGACGATCTGCACGTCCTTGAAATCTCCGATGTCCGGAACCTTGACCTCGATGATGGTGCTCATGGTGGGGCTTCTCTCACGGGCGCCACAGGCGCTGACAATCGTTATGGGATAAGACCCGCCATCCTATCAGATCAGCAAGCGTCGGATGTCACCGAGCAGTTCGCGCAGCAGGCTGGTGAAGCGTGCCCCGTCGGCGCCGTCGACCACGCGATGGTCGTAGGACAGCGACAGCGGCAGCATCCGGCGCGGCACGAACTCGCGCCCGTTCCACACCGGCTTCATCTCGGCACGCGAGACGCCGAGGATGGCGACCTCGGGCGCGTTGACGATGGGGGTGAAGGCGGTTCCGCCGACGCCGCCGAGACTGGAGATCGAGAAGCAGCCGCCCTGCATGTCGCCCGGCAGCAGCTTGCCGTCGCGCGCCTTGGCGCTGAGATCCGCCAGTTCGGTGGCGAGCTGGTGCAGACCCTTCCGGTCGACATCGCGCACCACCGGGACGACCAGACCGTTCGGCGTGTCGACCGCGACGCCGATATGGGTGTAGTGCTTGTGGACCAGGCTCTCGCCATCCGGCGTCAGGGACGCCTTGAGCACGGGCATCCGGGCCAGTGCCGTTGCCACGGCCTTGAGCAGGAAGGGCAGGAGGGTCAGCTTGACGCCCGCCTTGGCCGAGTCATCCTTCTGGGTCTGGCGGAAGGCTTCCAGATCGGTGATATCGGCTTCGTCGAACTGGGTGACATGCGGAATACCGATCCAGCAGCGGTGCAGATGCCGACCGCTGAGCTTGCGGATGCGCGGCAGTTCCCGGATCTCGGTCGGGCCGAAGCGGCTGAAATCGACCTCGGGCGTGCTCGGGAGCTGGAAGACGCCCGCCGTGCCCGGCTCGATCGCCGCACTGCCGCCCTGGGCCAGGGTCTGCTTGACATAGCCCTGGACGTCGTCCTTGACGATGCGACCCTTGGGGCCGGAGCCTTTCACCCGCGCCAGATCCACGCCCAGCTCACGCGCAAAGCGGCGCACGGCAGGACTCGCATGAGCCTTGCGGCCGCGGGCGATGGCGGTCATGTCCTCGGGGCGCGGGCGCACCGGAGCCTGACGGCGCTCGGTCTCGCCGGGGGCGCGGCGCGGTGGTTCCGATTCGGCCGCCGGTTCGGATCGCGACTCGGGTTCGGGGGTAGCCCCGGTCATGTTCGTAGGTGCGGCTTCAGCCGCACTCTCCGCCGATGCGGCTGAAGCCACACCTACGACCGGACTCGTCTCGTTCCGGGTTTGGTTCGACCCAGAGGTCTCGACCCGCATCAGCCGATCACCCTGACTGACGCGATCGCCGGTCTTGACCAGAACCTCCTGAACCAGCCCGCCAAGGGGGGCCGGAACCTCGATGGTCGCCTTGTCGCTTTCGAGGGTCAGAATGGATTGTTCGGCTTCGATCCGGTCGCCGGGAGCGACCAGGATCTCGATGATCTCGACACCGGAAAAATCGCCGATGTCGGGCAAGAGGATTTCTTCGAGGCTTGACACGCGCAATACTCCTTAAAACCTGTTGACCAGTCGGCTCAGACGTTCACGGGGTTGGGCTTGTCCGGATCGATGCGGTATTTGGCGATGGCGTCCGTCACCATCGATACTGGCACCGTGCCCTCGTCGGCGAGCGCCTTGAGTGCGGCGAGCGCGACCTGATGACGGTCGACCTCGAAGAACTTTCTGAGCTGACGGCGCATGTCGCTGCGCCCGAAGCCGTCGGTGCCGAGCGTCACATAGCGGCGCGGCACATAGGGCCGGATCTGATCGGCCTGGAGCCGCATGTAGTCGGTCGCGGCGACGATGGGACCGTGCGTGTCGCCGAGCTGGGATTCGACCCAGGTGACGCGCGCGGTCCGGTCGGGATGGAGCCGGTTCCAGCGCTCGATCTCGATGCCCTCGCGGCGCAGTTCGTTGAAGCTGGTGACGCTCCAGACGGTCGAACCGATGCCGAAATCCTGCTCCAGCAACTCGGCCGCCGCCAGCACCTCGCGCAGGATGCTGCCCGAGCCGAGCAACTGGACCCGAGGCTCGCCGTCGGTGCCGTGCCGGACCGGATGCATCCCCTTGAGGATGCCCTCCGCACAGCCCTCGGGCATCGGCGGCTGGACGTAGTTCTCGTTCATCGCGGTGATGTAGTAGAAGACGTTCTCCTTGTCCTCATACATCCGCCGCAGACCGTCCTGGACGATCACCGCCAGCTCATAGGCATAGGCCGGGTCGTAGGCCACACAGTTCGGAATGGTCGAGGCCAGCAGCAGACTGTGGCCGTCCTGATGCTGCAAGCCTTCGCCCGCCAGCGTGGTGCGCCCGGCCGTGCCGCCGATCAGGAAGCCGCGCGCACGCATGTCGCCCGCCGCCCAGGCCAGATCGCCGATGCGCTGGAAGCCGAACATCGAGTAATAGATATAGAAGGGGATCATGCTCTGGCCATGATTGGCGTAAGCCGTGGCCGCCGCGATCCAGGACGACATGGCTCCGGCCTCGTTGATGCCCTCTTGCAGGATCTGGCCCTTCTTGTCCTCGCGGTAGTACATCACCTGATCGGAATCGACCGGCTCATAGAGCTGGCCCTGCGAGGCATAGATCCCGAGCTGACGGAACATGCCCTCCATCCCGAAGGTGCGCGCCTCGTCCGGGACGATGGGCACCACGTACTGGCCGATCTGCTTGTCGCGCACCAGGAGCGTGAGCAGACGCACGAAGGCCATGGTGGTCGACATCTCCTTGTCGCCGCTACCCTCCAGCAACGACTTGAAGACATCGAGCGCCGGTACCTGAAGCGCCGGGGCCTCGTCGCGCCGCGCCGGCAGGAAACCGCCGAGCCGTTCGCGCCGTGCGTGCAGATACTGACTCTCGGCGCTGTCCGGCGCCGGCTTGTAGAAGGGCGTGGCGTCGATCTGATCGTCCGAGATCGGGATGTTGAAGCGGTCGCGGAAGGCCCGCAGCGCCGTCTCGCCCATCTTCTTCTGCGAGTGGGTGATGTTCATGCCCTCGCCGGCCACACCCATGCCATAGCCCTTGACCGTCTTGGCCAGGATTACGGTCGGCTTGCCGGTGCAGTTCATGGCGGCGGCATAGGCATTGAAGACCTTGATCGGATCATGGCCGCCGCGATTGAGCCGCCAGATGTCCTCGTCCGACATGTTGGCGACCATCGCCTTGAGTTCATCGTACTTGCCGAAGAAGTGCTCGCGGGTGTAGGCGCCGCCCTTGGCCTTGTACGCCTGATAGTCGCCGTCGAGACATTCCTCCATGCGCTTGAGCATCAGGCCGAGCTTGTCGCGCGCGAACAGCGGATCCCAGTAACGCCCCCAGACCACCTTGATGACGTTCCAGCCCGCGCCCCGGAACACGGCTTCCAGCTCCTGGATGATCTTGCCGTTGCCGCGCACCGGCCCGTCGAGCCGTTGCAGGTTACAGTTGACCACGAAGACGAGGTTGTCGAGCCGCTCACGCGCCGCCAGCGAGATCGCGCCCAGGGATTCCGGCTCGTCCATCTCGCCGTCGCCGAGGAAGGCCCAGACCTTGCGCCCGCTGGTATTCACCAGTCCGCAATCGCGCAGATAGTGCATGAAGCGCGCCTGGTAGATGGCCATCAGCGGTCCGAGTCCCATCGAGACCGTGGGGAACTGCCAGAAACCGGGCATCAGCCAGGGATGCGGATAGGACGACAGGCCATGGCCATCGACCTCCTGGCGGAAATGATGGAGCTGTTCCTCGCTGATCCGGCCTTCGAGAAAGGCGCGGGCATAGATACCGGGCGCGCTGTGACCCTGGAAGAACACCAGATCCCCGCCATGATCCTTGGTACGCGCGTGCAGGAAGTGGTTGTAGGCGACATCGATCAGGGTCGCCGAGGAGGCGAAGCTGGAGATGTGTCCGCCCAGCTCGGTCGAGAGCCGATTGGCCTGGACCACCATCGCCATGGCATTCCAGCGCACCAGCGAGCGGATGCGCCGCTCCAGCGCCAGATCGCCCGGAAAGGGCTGCTCGGCCTGGACCGGGATGGTGTTCAGATAGGCGGTGTTGGCGCTGTAGGGCAGATAGGCGCCCGAGCGCCGGGCCTTGTCGATCAGGCGTTCGAGCAGGAAATGAGCGCGCTCGACGCCCTCGTTCTCCAGTACGGCCTCGAGCGAGTCGAGCCATTCCTGAGTCTCTTGCGGATCGATATCGGGCTTATGGGTCATGTCGCTTCCAGGGAGACGTTAGAGACGATGTCGGTTGGACAAGGTCGCGAGTATACCTGGATCGACAATTTATTAAATACTCAGGATTCGATTGCGCAATGCACGAGTGGCATGACCGGCATCCACGGCCCACCGAATCGGCCGCGACTCAGCCCGTTGGACGCAGTAGCCTCAGAACCGCCTCGCACACCTCGGGGATGACTCGGGCGACTTCCGGACTCAGTCCGGGCGACCAGTCGATCGCCGCCGGCTGGATGCCCAGGATGAGGATCTCGGGTGGCAGGAGGCCCAGCGCCTCGCCCAGCGTCAGCGCTTCGGCCAGACCGGCCGCATGCAGATTGCCGCGAAGCTGGGGGTCGAGTCCGCGCACGGACTCCGGGGTCAGACAGCGCCAGACGCCGGGCGGCTCGCCCATGTCGGCGGCATCCAGGATGATGACCCGGTCGTGCCCCTGGAGTCTGAGGACGAGATCAAGACCAGGGGTGCCACCGTCCAGCAGGGTCACGTCGGGCGGCAGGTTTGGCAGGGCTTCGAGGACAGCGGCCCCGATGCCGTCGTCGCCGCGCAACGGATTGCCCAGCGCCAGGATGAGGGTTGTCATGTGAGGGGTCTCGACCGCGCGCCCCGGACGAACCGGGGAACGCGGATCGGGGTGGATCAGACGAAGCGGACGTTCAGCATGTGGGTCGAGCAGGAGATGCAGGGGTCATAGGCCCGCACCAGCATCTCGAGGGCCAGCGTGATGTCTTCCTGACTGCGGTCCAGAATGGTCGGCACCAGCGCCCGCATGTCCAGCTCGATGTTGGCCAGATTCTGGCCGGTCGGGATGACGCAGTTGGCGCCGACGATCGCCCCGTCCTCGATCTGGTAGTGGTGGAAGAGGGTGCCGCGCGGCACCTCGGCGGCCCCCACGCCCTCGCCGGTCAGCCGGGTCGGCGCGGCCGGCTCCTCGTGCCGGATGCCCATCTCAAGCAACTGGTCGATGAGCAGGATCGCGTCCTCGGTGCAGTGCACCACCTCGACGGCCTGTGCCGCCGCGATCAGATAGGGGTTGATGACCTTGGGCGCGAGACCGAGCGCCTCGGCCGCCGCCCGCGCGCGCGGATGCAGCTTGTCGTGGTTGATGTTGAAGCGCGCCAGCGCCCCGACCATGTAGGAGTCGCGCTGGTGGCGGGTGTGCTTGGCCGAGGAATGCGGGACGATGGTCTCGTTGGTGATGAGGCGGTAGTCCTCCAGATCCCAGCGTCCGCCGTCACTGCTGTCGATGACGCCGTCGATGAAGCAGTATTCCTCGCCCTTGTGCAGCGCGACGTACTCGGTGTCGCGCTCGAAGCGGGGGAAGTCCAGCCCAGCCAGCAGCTCGATGGTCGCGTCGCAGTCGGCGCGCGAGGCCACCAGCCGCGCCCGCAGCTCGCGCAGCGTCTCCAGGCTCGGGAAGTGCGTGAAGCCGCCGACCGTCATCGAGATCGGATGGGTGTGACGCCCGCAGATGGCCGCGCACAGATCCCCGGCGAGCTGCTTCATGCGTAGCGCACGCAGCACCACGTCCGGCGCGCTCTGCGCCAGCGGGATGACGCTGCCGACGCCCAGATAATCCGGCGCCACCAGCATGTAGATGTGCAGGATGTGGCTGTCGAGGATCTCGCCGTGGAAGTTGAGCTTGCGCAGCAGCGTCGTCTGCGGGCTGGGCGTCACCCCGAGCGCCTGCTCGGTGGCACGCAGCGAAGCGGTCGCGTGCCCGACGGCGCAGATGCCGCAGATGCGCGAGGTCAGGTGCGAGGCGTCCAGGTAGGGACGCCCGCGCAGCATGGCCTCGAAGAAACGCGGCGTCTCGACGATCTGCAGATCGCACTGCTTGAGCACGCCGTTCTGGACATCCACGACGATGTTGCCGTGGCCCTCGACGCGCGTCACATGATGGACATCGACTTTCAGCGTGGTCATGCGGGCGTCACCCCTTCCAGTTGCATCGTTTGGTAGGTGAGAAAGAGCGACAGCTTGGCCGCGATCTGGTCTTCGGTCATGCCGTGCTCGCGCAGCGCCTGCTTGATCGAGTGCATGTTGGGGGACGGAATGAGACCGCGACAGCCCTCGCAGCCCTGACCCTGGGCCGGGCAGATGGCCTCGCAGCCGGCACGGGTGACGGGACCGAGACAGGTCTGACCGCGCAGGAACATGCAGACGTTCTCGGTGAGCTTGCAGTCGATGCACAGCGGATAGTCCGGGATCGCCGGCTTGCGCCCCTGCAGCAGATGCGTCACCGCCGTGGCGAACTCCTTGCGGTCGATCGGACAGCCGGGGATGACGGCATCGACCTCGATCACGGCGCTCAGCGGCCGCGCCGGATAGGTCTCGAACCAGTCTTTCTTGTCGCCGTAGACGTATTCGCGGGTCTGCTCCAGCGGCATCCGGTTGCGGATGGCATT
The sequence above is drawn from the Allochromatium vinosum DSM 180 genome and encodes:
- the aceF gene encoding dihydrolipoyllysine-residue acetyltransferase codes for the protein MSSLEEILLPDIGDFSGVEIIEILVAPGDRIEAEQSILTLESDKATIEVPAPLGGLVQEVLVKTGDRVSQGDRLMRVETSGSNQTRNETSPVVGVASAASAESAAEAAPTNMTGATPEPESRSEPAAESEPPRRAPGETERRQAPVRPRPEDMTAIARGRKAHASPAVRRFARELGVDLARVKGSGPKGRIVKDDVQGYVKQTLAQGGSAAIEPGTAGVFQLPSTPEVDFSRFGPTEIRELPRIRKLSGRHLHRCWIGIPHVTQFDEADITDLEAFRQTQKDDSAKAGVKLTLLPFLLKAVATALARMPVLKASLTPDGESLVHKHYTHIGVAVDTPNGLVVPVVRDVDRKGLHQLATELADLSAKARDGKLLPGDMQGGCFSISSLGGVGGTAFTPIVNAPEVAILGVSRAEMKPVWNGREFVPRRMLPLSLSYDHRVVDGADGARFTSLLRELLGDIRRLLI
- the ppx gene encoding exopolyphosphatase, producing the protein MPEDVVQAADTASTRTVAAVDLGSNSFHMVVARIDDGHVQITDRLKEMVRLGEGLTEDHSITPEVAERALACLERFGQRLRGFAPEDVRAVGTNTLRQLDPGADFIQRAESALGHSIDVIAGREEARLIYLGVAYGLASGGERRLVVDIGGGSTEMIVGRAFSPRLRESLHMGCVSMTRRHFADGRITAKAMQRAELTGALEVRPVRELFRRTCWERAVGSSGTIRAIATVVQAEGWCEDGISAESLMRLREALIDAGKVSALDLKGLSEERRPVFAGGVAVLRSVFDSLGIAHMQVSDYALREGVLYEMMGRHQQGDVRDRTVATLCRQFHVDQEHGRRVEATALSLYRQLVKPWSLDDLDYPRMLAWAARVHEIGVMVAHSQYQKHGAYLLRNADLPGFTRQEQTMLAALVFGHRRKFPVQEFAALPQTVQLAVRRLCVILRLAVLLHRGRSVDSKPNPILQVEGENLTLSFPDDWLAGHPLTQLELEQEAERLAATGMVLRFG
- the gshA gene encoding glutamate--cysteine ligase, encoding MDLEPVLDRLHRAGASAALRDNRIGLEKESLRVAPDGCLAQTPHPPALGSALTHPHITTDFSEALIELVTPALTDPRAVLDFLSDIHVVVNRHLGDERLWATSMPCVIEGGSAIPLARYGTSNAATMKTVYRRGLGNRYGRVMQVIAGVHFNFSFADAFWTLYQAERDDRAEPGFFRSEAQMGMIRNLQRIGWLVPYLFGASPAVCGSFVQGQETDLERFDPHTLYYPYATSLRMGDIGYQNKQEEGTGMKACYDSLDAYVRSLTWAIETPCPQYETIGVKVGDRYEQLNANVLQIENEYYSTVRPKQITEWLEKPTHALRRRGVRYIELRSLDVNLFEPLGVGLEQLEFLETLMLYCLLQDSPRIATRERRNIDENQVLVAHRGREPGLRLARDREAVELRVWAHEILDGMIGIAELLDGGSDGPHVASLRRQREKIDHPDLTPSARMLAEMRDRGEGFFALAWRWSETHRQAFQATELAPEQLALFERLAAESIARQQAIEAADQVDFDTFLNDYFAARVPAQPPMH
- the aceE gene encoding pyruvate dehydrogenase (acetyl-transferring), homodimeric type — its product is MTHKPDIDPQETQEWLDSLEAVLENEGVERAHFLLERLIDKARRSGAYLPYSANTAYLNTIPVQAEQPFPGDLALERRIRSLVRWNAMAMVVQANRLSTELGGHISSFASSATLIDVAYNHFLHARTKDHGGDLVFFQGHSAPGIYARAFLEGRISEEQLHHFRQEVDGHGLSSYPHPWLMPGFWQFPTVSMGLGPLMAIYQARFMHYLRDCGLVNTSGRKVWAFLGDGEMDEPESLGAISLAARERLDNLVFVVNCNLQRLDGPVRGNGKIIQELEAVFRGAGWNVIKVVWGRYWDPLFARDKLGLMLKRMEECLDGDYQAYKAKGGAYTREHFFGKYDELKAMVANMSDEDIWRLNRGGHDPIKVFNAYAAAMNCTGKPTVILAKTVKGYGMGVAGEGMNITHSQKKMGETALRAFRDRFNIPISDDQIDATPFYKPAPDSAESQYLHARRERLGGFLPARRDEAPALQVPALDVFKSLLEGSGDKEMSTTMAFVRLLTLLVRDKQIGQYVVPIVPDEARTFGMEGMFRQLGIYASQGQLYEPVDSDQVMYYREDKKGQILQEGINEAGAMSSWIAAATAYANHGQSMIPFYIYYSMFGFQRIGDLAWAAGDMRARGFLIGGTAGRTTLAGEGLQHQDGHSLLLASTIPNCVAYDPAYAYELAVIVQDGLRRMYEDKENVFYYITAMNENYVQPPMPEGCAEGILKGMHPVRHGTDGEPRVQLLGSGSILREVLAAAELLEQDFGIGSTVWSVTSFNELRREGIEIERWNRLHPDRTARVTWVESQLGDTHGPIVAATDYMRLQADQIRPYVPRRYVTLGTDGFGRSDMRRQLRKFFEVDRHQVALAALKALADEGTVPVSMVTDAIAKYRIDPDKPNPVNV
- a CDS encoding protein disulfide oxidoreductase, whose protein sequence is MADDSEPTPDSACAPPAPTARQRWRRRLGGWLVNLVLIAAIVVGVQWWKGRTLVTGEAPPLVGRTVDGTSIDLADWRGRPVLVHFWATWCPVCRITDGTIDAIADDHAVVTVALQSGTEDEIRAYMHEAGQDFRVVSDPDGRLARTWGVAGVPTSFVIDGDGRIRSSIVGVGTGLGLRLRLWLAGR
- the lpdA gene encoding dihydrolipoyl dehydrogenase, with protein sequence MSTIIEVKVPDIGDFKDVQIVEILVVPGDRIEPETSLVTVESDKASMEIPSPRAGVVKAVNVKIGDLISQGDPILTLDVASASVDESDDRASDDDAELAAETTAVQEIVTEVVVLGAGPGGYTAAFRAADLGKKVVLIERYPTLGGVCLNVGCIPSKALLHTAAIMEEVKTLGVMGVTYGEPEVDLAKMRAGKDKVVAKLTGGLTALAKQRNVQVVQGAGRFESPNRIGVETKEGRVRVRFDQAIIACGSSPMKIPGFPHEDSRVMDSTDALALADVPDRLLIVGGGIIGLEMASVYSALGSRIDVVELKNQLMPGCDPDLVKAVEKIIKKRYENIWLETKVASMSAGPEGIKVVFEGKHPGTELYDKVLVAVGRLPNGKLIDAEAAGVTVDQHGFIKVDQHQRTNVPHIFAIGDVVGGPMLAHKATHEAKVAAEVIAGQPSLFDPLTIPSVAYTDPEVAWMGLTETQAKADGIPYEKGVFPWAASGRALGIHRDEGMTKLLFDPETKRILGAGIVGPNAGELIGEAVLALEMGADMEDIGLTIHPHPTLCETIGLAAEMAHGSITDLMPPKKR